Proteins from a single region of Segatella copri:
- a CDS encoding ABC-F family ATP-binding cassette domain-containing protein, translating to MASQIPYLDVQNLTKRFGAQVLFDNISFSIAEGQKVGLVARNGTGKSTLMSVLMDKEGHESGDIIYRRDLKVGYLEQSPQFDPEESVLQACFNHEDDPEKVLKAKQILTQLHITNLEQPMGQLSGGQQKRVALANVLITEPDFLMLDEPTNHLDLEMIEWLEGYLNRGNKTIFMVTHDRFFLDKVCNTILELDDRTIYTYRGNYAYYLEKRQERMDNLRAEIQHSKNLYRRELDWMRRQPQARGHKAKYREDAFYELEKVAKQRIEDRQVRLKASTVYIGSKIFECQYVSKAFDDRGQKKVILDNFYYNFARFEKMGIVGNNGTGKSTFIKMLLGEVQPDSGKFDIGETVRFGYFSQEGLKFREDQKVIDVITEIADYIDLGGGKHMTASQFLQFFLFTPEEQHNYVYKLSGGEKRKLYLCTVLMRNPNFLVLDEPTNDLDIQTLQVLEEYLQDFAGCVIVVSHDRYFMDKVVDHLLVFKGEGEIQDFPGNYTQYREWIRMQAKDEAEQAKPAKSGNATAESDGAGTAKRDANFENKRKMSYKEKREYEQLTQEIDALTEEQKKLEEELCSGNLSVEELTEKSKRLPEIKDELDEKEMRWLELAEML from the coding sequence ATGGCTAGTCAAATACCCTATTTAGACGTTCAAAACCTCACCAAACGCTTTGGTGCACAGGTTCTTTTTGATAATATTTCCTTCTCTATCGCTGAAGGACAGAAAGTGGGACTCGTTGCGAGAAACGGCACGGGAAAGTCTACGCTCATGTCGGTGCTGATGGATAAAGAGGGACACGAGAGCGGAGACATCATCTACCGACGCGACTTGAAGGTGGGCTATCTGGAGCAGTCGCCGCAGTTTGATCCGGAGGAAAGTGTGCTGCAGGCGTGCTTCAATCATGAGGATGATCCGGAGAAGGTGCTGAAGGCGAAACAGATTCTCACACAGCTGCACATTACCAACCTGGAACAGCCGATGGGACAGCTCAGCGGCGGACAGCAGAAGCGAGTGGCGCTGGCGAATGTGCTGATTACGGAACCCGACTTCCTGATGCTGGATGAGCCGACCAACCATCTGGACCTGGAGATGATAGAGTGGCTGGAAGGTTATCTGAACCGCGGCAACAAGACCATCTTCATGGTTACGCACGACCGATTCTTCCTGGACAAGGTGTGCAATACGATTCTGGAACTCGACGACCGCACTATCTACACCTACCGCGGCAATTATGCTTATTATCTGGAGAAGAGGCAGGAGAGAATGGACAATCTGAGAGCCGAAATTCAGCACTCGAAGAATCTCTACCGAAGGGAACTCGACTGGATGCGCCGCCAGCCTCAGGCTCGCGGACACAAGGCGAAATACCGCGAGGATGCTTTCTACGAGCTGGAGAAGGTGGCGAAGCAGCGCATCGAAGACCGGCAGGTAAGGCTGAAGGCTTCCACCGTTTATATAGGTTCGAAGATTTTTGAATGCCAGTATGTGAGCAAGGCTTTCGACGACAGGGGACAAAAGAAGGTGATTCTCGACAACTTCTACTACAACTTTGCCCGCTTCGAGAAGATGGGTATTGTGGGTAATAACGGAACGGGAAAATCGACCTTCATCAAGATGCTGCTGGGCGAGGTTCAGCCCGACAGCGGCAAGTTTGACATCGGTGAGACGGTTCGCTTCGGCTATTTCTCGCAGGAGGGACTGAAATTTCGTGAAGACCAGAAGGTGATTGACGTGATTACGGAGATTGCTGATTACATAGATCTGGGCGGCGGCAAGCACATGACGGCTTCGCAGTTTCTGCAGTTCTTCCTCTTTACGCCCGAGGAGCAGCACAACTACGTTTACAAGCTGAGCGGCGGCGAGAAACGCAAGCTTTACCTCTGCACGGTACTGATGAGGAATCCGAACTTCCTGGTGCTGGACGAGCCGACCAACGACCTCGACATCCAGACGCTGCAGGTGTTGGAAGAATATCTTCAGGATTTTGCGGGTTGCGTCATCGTGGTGAGCCACGACCGCTATTTCATGGACAAGGTAGTAGACCATCTGCTGGTTTTCAAGGGCGAAGGCGAAATACAGGATTTCCCAGGCAACTATACGCAGTACAGGGAATGGATCCGGATGCAGGCGAAGGACGAGGCGGAACAGGCGAAACCGGCAAAGAGCGGAAATGCAACGGCAGAAAGCGACGGAGCTGGCACGGCCAAGCGCGATGCCAATTTTGAGAACAAGCGCAAGATGAGCTACAAGGAGAAGCGCGAATATGAGCAGCTGACCCAGGAAATTGATGCGCTGACCGAGGAACAGAAGAAGCTGGAAGAGGAACTCTGCAGCGGAAATTTATCGGTTGAGGAACTGACGGAGAAAAGCAAGCGCCTGCCTGAAATCAAGGATGAACTTGATGAGAAGGAAATGAGATGGCTGGAACTGGCTGAAATGCTCTAG
- the yihA gene encoding ribosome biogenesis GTP-binding protein YihA/YsxC has product MEIKKSEFTISAPRVSMCPKDTKAEYAFIGRSNVGKSSLINMLCNHKGLAKTSATPGKTLLINHFIINNEWYLVDLPGYGFAKRSKTVQKQLEQMISSYILQRQQLANVFVLIDVRHDQQKIDREFVDWLGESGVPFCIVFTKADKLGPVKARMNAEKWMHALEDRWEALPPYFITSSEKKMGRDEVLDYIDEINKSLAGE; this is encoded by the coding sequence ATGGAAATTAAGAAATCAGAATTTACAATATCGGCTCCACGAGTGAGCATGTGTCCGAAAGATACGAAGGCTGAATATGCTTTCATCGGCAGAAGTAATGTGGGAAAATCGAGCCTCATCAATATGCTCTGCAACCACAAGGGTTTGGCTAAAACTTCGGCCACACCGGGTAAGACGCTGCTTATCAACCACTTCATCATCAACAACGAATGGTATCTGGTTGACCTTCCTGGCTATGGTTTTGCCAAGCGTTCGAAAACCGTACAGAAGCAGCTGGAACAAATGATAAGCAGTTATATTCTGCAGCGCCAGCAGTTGGCTAATGTTTTTGTGCTCATCGACGTGCGCCACGACCAGCAGAAGATAGACCGCGAGTTTGTAGACTGGCTGGGCGAGAGCGGCGTTCCTTTCTGCATCGTCTTTACCAAGGCCGACAAGTTGGGTCCGGTCAAGGCTCGTATGAATGCGGAGAAATGGATGCATGCGCTGGAAGACCGCTGGGAAGCACTTCCACCTTATTTCATTACCAGTAGTGAAAAGAAGATGGGACGCGACGAGGTGCTCGACTATATTGACGAAATCAACAAATCGCTCGCCGGAGAATAA
- a CDS encoding Gfo/Idh/MocA family protein produces MKQINWGFIGCGEVTEKKSGPAFNEVEGSQVVAVMSRSENKARSYAERHHVRKWYTDASELIEDPDVNAVYIATPPSSHATFAIMAMHAGKPCYIEKPLAASYNDCIRINRISEQTGVPCFVAYYRRYLPYFQKVKEIIESGTIGNVVNVQVRFSVPPRDLDFQSGKEMPWRLQPDIAGGGYFYDLAPHQIDLLQNLFGVITRAHGYPANRAHLYQAEDTLSACFFFESGIPGSGSWCFVGHESAKEDCIEVIGEKGSLSFSVFTYQPIEVITSEGKNLITVPNPPYVQLPLIKSVIQHLQGIGKCDCTSVSATAVNWVLDRVLWKN; encoded by the coding sequence ATGAAACAGATTAATTGGGGATTTATCGGCTGCGGAGAAGTAACCGAAAAGAAAAGCGGACCGGCTTTCAACGAAGTGGAGGGTTCGCAGGTGGTGGCTGTGATGAGCCGAAGCGAGAACAAGGCACGCAGCTATGCTGAGCGCCATCATGTGCGCAAATGGTACACGGATGCATCGGAATTGATAGAAGACCCCGATGTGAATGCTGTTTACATCGCCACGCCACCTTCTTCTCACGCCACCTTCGCCATCATGGCGATGCATGCGGGCAAACCCTGCTATATAGAGAAACCGCTGGCAGCGAGCTACAACGACTGCATCCGCATCAACCGCATCAGCGAGCAAACGGGTGTTCCCTGCTTCGTAGCTTACTATCGCCGTTATCTTCCTTACTTCCAGAAGGTAAAGGAGATTATCGAGAGCGGAACCATCGGTAACGTGGTGAATGTTCAGGTGCGCTTCTCGGTTCCTCCGCGCGATCTCGACTTTCAGAGCGGCAAGGAAATGCCTTGGCGACTGCAGCCGGATATTGCGGGCGGCGGCTATTTCTACGACCTGGCTCCTCATCAGATAGATTTGCTCCAGAATCTGTTTGGTGTGATTACCCGTGCGCACGGCTATCCTGCCAACAGAGCGCATCTTTATCAGGCTGAAGATACGCTCTCAGCGTGCTTCTTCTTTGAGAGCGGAATTCCGGGCAGCGGAAGCTGGTGCTTCGTGGGACATGAGAGTGCGAAGGAAGACTGCATCGAGGTGATTGGCGAGAAAGGTTCGCTCTCATTCTCGGTGTTCACTTACCAGCCGATAGAAGTGATTACGAGCGAAGGAAAGAACTTGATTACGGTTCCGAATCCGCCTTATGTGCAGCTGCCGCTCATCAAGAGTGTGATTCAGCATCTGCAGGGAATAGGAAAATGCGACTGCACCAGCGTTTCGGCTACGGCTGTCAACTGGGTGCTGGACCGAGTATTGTGGAAGAACTGA
- a CDS encoding DUF4421 domain-containing protein, producing the protein MSNSQDSLVKERHRKTFFHQVGDVFTRFFREFNSTDSAYIEDQHYNYTVMLQNTNTYEEYTLRNSEGQSISFSPDPSYRLGPYLGWRWVFLGYTFDLKHINFRNNHTNKKEFDLSLYSSLLGIDLFWRQTGNDYHVQRMNLGEHIDCAPIRKAPFDGFKSSIKGFNLYYIFNHRRFSYPAAYSQSTVQRRSAGSMLLGIGYTEHELEVDWDKLTNLVDERLNKNLTNGGTPEAKIDSSLMFSKVKYSDVNVTCGYAYNWVFAKNWLFNASLSVGVAYNSSKSDNEREHLDITNFSFKNVNLDGIGRFGIVWNNTHWYAGASTIIHSYNYKKKQFSTNNSFGSLNIYVGVNFGRKRHH; encoded by the coding sequence ATGTCCAATTCCCAGGACAGCCTCGTGAAAGAGCGCCATCGCAAAACCTTCTTCCATCAGGTGGGAGATGTGTTCACCCGGTTCTTCAGAGAATTCAATAGTACGGATTCGGCTTATATCGAAGACCAGCATTACAATTATACGGTGATGCTGCAGAACACCAATACCTACGAGGAATATACGCTCAGAAACAGCGAAGGACAGAGCATTTCCTTCTCGCCTGATCCTTCTTACCGCCTGGGGCCTTATCTGGGCTGGCGATGGGTGTTTCTGGGTTATACGTTCGACCTGAAGCACATTAATTTCAGGAATAACCACACTAATAAAAAGGAGTTTGACCTGAGCCTCTACAGCAGTCTGCTGGGAATAGACCTGTTCTGGCGACAGACGGGAAATGATTATCATGTTCAGCGGATGAATCTAGGTGAACACATCGATTGTGCCCCTATCCGCAAGGCTCCTTTCGACGGTTTCAAATCGAGCATCAAGGGATTCAATCTTTATTACATCTTCAACCATCGCCGCTTCTCTTATCCTGCCGCCTATTCGCAGAGTACGGTGCAGCGGAGAAGTGCCGGTTCCATGCTTTTGGGAATCGGTTACACGGAGCATGAACTGGAGGTGGACTGGGATAAACTGACCAATCTTGTAGATGAACGGCTGAACAAAAATCTGACAAACGGGGGAACTCCGGAAGCCAAAATAGACAGTTCGCTGATGTTCAGCAAGGTGAAATACAGCGATGTGAACGTAACCTGCGGCTATGCTTACAACTGGGTTTTCGCCAAGAACTGGCTCTTCAACGCTTCGCTCTCGGTAGGTGTGGCTTACAACAGCTCGAAATCGGATAATGAAAGGGAACATCTGGACATTACCAACTTCAGTTTCAAGAATGTGAACCTGGATGGAATAGGCCGCTTCGGTATTGTGTGGAACAACACGCATTGGTACGCGGGCGCCAGCACCATCATCCATTCCTACAACTATAAGAAAAAACAGTTTTCTACCAACAATTCGTTTGGCTCACTCAATATTTATGTGGGTGTGAACTTCGGCAGGAAACGTCATCATTAA
- a CDS encoding N-acetylmuramoyl-L-alanine amidase-like domain-containing protein, translated as MKIFTKMAAVVLACVLAVPGEARVNVVYQRQDSLRIVGLLQQARAMKKKPASWMLWFGKQMAGIPYVGGTLDRTKEEVLIVNTRELDCTTYVEMVTALTLCAKKNETSFSAFCEHLRNVRYVGGEVSYVKRQHYFTIWMDASEREGIVKNIAPNPPFSAVQTVNINWMSTHVSSYKMLKAHPEWKSGIRKLEQSVNGKRYRYVPKGKIANTAVFRNAIHDGDIIAIITNKKGLDTTHIGIASWHKDGLHLLNASSIHKKVIDEPMTLYTYMHKHPVQIGIRVCRVQ; from the coding sequence ATGAAAATATTTACGAAAATGGCAGCTGTCGTGCTGGCTTGCGTGCTGGCTGTTCCGGGAGAAGCCAGGGTGAATGTGGTTTACCAGCGGCAGGACAGTCTGCGGATTGTAGGACTGCTGCAGCAGGCAAGGGCGATGAAGAAGAAACCAGCCAGTTGGATGCTCTGGTTCGGCAAGCAGATGGCGGGCATTCCTTATGTGGGCGGCACGCTGGACCGGACGAAGGAAGAGGTGCTCATCGTGAACACCCGTGAGCTGGACTGCACCACATACGTAGAGATGGTTACGGCGCTCACCCTGTGCGCCAAGAAGAACGAGACTTCATTTTCGGCTTTCTGTGAACATCTCCGAAATGTGCGTTATGTGGGCGGAGAGGTTTCCTATGTGAAGCGCCAGCATTATTTCACGATTTGGATGGATGCAAGCGAGCGCGAGGGAATCGTAAAGAATATTGCGCCCAATCCTCCTTTCTCGGCCGTTCAGACCGTGAACATCAACTGGATGAGTACGCATGTTTCGAGCTATAAGATGCTTAAGGCTCATCCGGAATGGAAATCGGGAATCAGAAAACTGGAACAGAGTGTGAACGGCAAGCGTTACCGTTATGTTCCGAAGGGCAAGATTGCCAACACGGCAGTTTTCCGCAACGCTATTCACGATGGTGACATTATCGCCATCATTACCAACAAGAAGGGTCTCGACACGACCCACATCGGTATTGCTTCCTGGCACAAAGACGGATTGCATCTGCTCAACGCCAGCAGCATTCACAAGAAGGTGATTGATGAACCGATGACACTTTATACTTACATGCACAAACATCCGGTGCAAATAGGAATCAGGGTTTGCAGAGTTCAGTAA
- a CDS encoding tetratricopeptide repeat protein, producing the protein MKKINMIMMGLMLGASSLYAQPGSVQKLAKSVFTLTTFNQKGDIIASTQGVFIDNKGTAISTFKPFVGAVKASVVDASGKSIPVEAIMGADELYDVAKFRINASTVAAPIATKESAAGDKVWLVPYSIKKPAYQQEDISSVEKFKTTYNYYIFSNSAPENAVGCPFANKNGQVIGLMHSNGQVTAIDANYAKQLKVTGLSSLDAALRQTTIRTALPDTENEAMTMMTLKKGQTTADEYAKYSDEFISKFPTSAFGYKEKAAYLTDKAEYDAAAKLMEEGIKKSAAKDEAHSNYADLIYQKIIYKGDSVYKDWTLDKAIAEAQKAYEIKAQPIYRHQEAQINFVKGEYQKAYDTFMDLTNTSLLSGELYFEAAQAKKNLKAPAKEIEVLLDSAVSVGNKTGMVANYYLARGEFLKEQGEFHRAIQDYNMYDSIARPVSPAFFYTRYQCETKLRMWQPALLDIARTCYLAPKEPTYFAEWASLDLRVKRYDEGISAATHCIELAPEYADGYLLLGLLQKEKGNKEEAIKNLKKAQELGDSRAGEYLKKMK; encoded by the coding sequence ATGAAAAAAATAAATATGATCATGATGGGACTGATGCTCGGAGCATCGTCCCTCTATGCCCAGCCGGGTTCGGTTCAGAAACTGGCTAAGAGCGTTTTCACCTTGACTACTTTCAATCAGAAAGGCGACATTATCGCCTCTACCCAAGGTGTTTTTATCGACAACAAGGGAACGGCTATCAGCACCTTCAAACCATTTGTCGGAGCTGTAAAGGCAAGCGTTGTTGACGCTTCCGGCAAATCGATTCCTGTTGAGGCCATCATGGGAGCTGATGAACTCTATGATGTGGCTAAATTCCGCATCAACGCCTCTACCGTTGCAGCCCCTATCGCAACCAAGGAATCGGCTGCTGGCGACAAGGTCTGGCTGGTTCCATATTCTATCAAGAAGCCGGCTTACCAGCAGGAGGACATCAGCAGCGTAGAGAAGTTCAAGACTACGTACAACTATTACATCTTCTCAAATAGTGCTCCCGAAAATGCAGTAGGTTGTCCGTTTGCCAACAAGAACGGCCAGGTCATCGGTCTGATGCACAGCAATGGTCAGGTAACGGCCATCGACGCCAACTACGCCAAGCAGCTGAAAGTAACCGGTCTTTCGAGTCTTGATGCAGCCCTTCGCCAAACCACCATCCGTACAGCTCTTCCTGATACAGAGAACGAAGCGATGACGATGATGACTCTGAAGAAGGGCCAGACTACAGCTGATGAGTATGCGAAATATAGCGATGAGTTTATCAGCAAATTCCCTACTTCAGCCTTCGGTTACAAGGAGAAAGCCGCTTATCTGACGGATAAGGCAGAATATGATGCAGCTGCCAAACTGATGGAAGAAGGCATTAAGAAATCGGCTGCCAAGGATGAGGCTCATTCCAACTATGCCGACCTGATTTATCAGAAGATTATTTACAAGGGCGATTCTGTTTATAAGGACTGGACGCTTGATAAGGCCATAGCTGAGGCTCAGAAGGCATACGAAATCAAGGCTCAGCCTATTTACCGCCATCAGGAAGCGCAGATTAATTTTGTAAAGGGTGAGTATCAGAAAGCTTACGATACTTTTATGGATTTGACCAATACTTCACTTCTCAGCGGCGAACTCTATTTTGAGGCTGCCCAGGCTAAGAAGAATCTCAAGGCTCCAGCCAAGGAGATTGAGGTTTTGCTCGATAGTGCGGTAAGCGTTGGAAACAAGACCGGAATGGTTGCGAATTATTATCTGGCACGTGGAGAATTTCTGAAGGAGCAGGGTGAATTCCACCGCGCTATTCAGGATTATAATATGTACGATTCCATTGCCCGTCCTGTTTCGCCAGCCTTCTTCTACACCCGTTACCAATGCGAAACCAAGTTACGCATGTGGCAGCCAGCCCTGCTTGATATTGCCCGCACCTGTTACCTGGCTCCTAAAGAGCCTACATATTTTGCAGAATGGGCAAGTCTCGACTTGCGTGTAAAGCGTTATGATGAAGGAATCAGCGCAGCCACCCATTGCATAGAGTTGGCTCCTGAATATGCTGACGGCTACCTTCTCTTAGGTCTGCTCCAGAAGGAGAAAGGAAATAAGGAAGAGGCCATCAAGAACCTGAAGAAAGCTCAGGAACTCGGCGATTCCCGCGCTGGAGAATATCTCAAGAAAATGAAGTAA
- the recN gene encoding DNA repair protein RecN — MLKQLYIKNFTLIDELDIPLYPGFSVITGETGAGKSIILGAIGLLLGNRADSKAIKAGRDRCVIEAHFDLSKYGMQDFFDANDIDYDAEDTIIRRELTAAGKSRAFINDTPVPLSKMRELGEQLVDIHSQHQNLLLQKEDFQLSVVDIIAHDEKQKKAYLAEYKNYKKAKQQLEDLKAEIAKNKENEEFMRFQFKELDDANLQEGELEQLEQEAGTLSHSEDIKTALYEADNALSGEDGSILDKLKNAAQQIDNIKEVYPDVKEVAERMQSSYIELKDIAQEISGSVDNVEFDPNRLETINSRLDQLYSLQQKFHVENVEELIATRERINEQLQHIDNGDEDIEELEKQVALLLAKAEKLAGDLTAIRTKSARKIEEEMKKRLIPLGIPNVRFEISFSAKPLSSDGVDKVNFLFSANKSTLLQPVSQVASGGEIARVMLSLKAMISGAVKLPTIIFDEIDTGVSGKIAEKMAEIMTEMGNLNRQVISITHLPQIASMGTHHYKVLKEETEEGTLSHMKELNEQQRIEEIAQMLSGSDITPAALANAKELLNKHKQHK; from the coding sequence ATGCTCAAGCAATTATACATCAAGAATTTCACGTTGATTGACGAGTTGGACATACCTCTTTATCCAGGATTCTCAGTCATCACGGGCGAGACGGGTGCCGGAAAGAGCATCATTCTCGGAGCCATCGGACTGCTCCTAGGCAACCGTGCTGACAGCAAGGCCATTAAGGCAGGAAGAGACCGATGCGTGATTGAAGCCCACTTCGACCTGTCAAAATACGGAATGCAGGATTTCTTCGATGCTAACGATATTGATTATGATGCAGAAGACACCATCATCCGCCGCGAACTGACAGCTGCCGGAAAGAGCCGTGCCTTCATCAACGACACGCCCGTCCCCCTGAGCAAGATGAGAGAACTGGGCGAACAGCTCGTCGATATTCATTCGCAGCATCAGAACCTCCTACTGCAGAAGGAAGACTTCCAGCTCAGCGTGGTCGACATTATTGCCCACGATGAAAAGCAGAAGAAGGCTTATCTTGCCGAATACAAGAACTATAAAAAGGCTAAGCAGCAGCTGGAAGACCTGAAAGCGGAAATCGCAAAGAACAAGGAGAACGAGGAATTCATGCGCTTCCAGTTTAAGGAACTGGATGATGCAAACCTACAGGAAGGCGAACTTGAGCAACTGGAACAGGAAGCAGGAACCCTGAGCCATTCTGAAGACATCAAGACTGCGCTCTATGAGGCAGATAATGCACTCTCGGGCGAAGACGGCAGCATTCTCGACAAGCTGAAGAATGCAGCCCAGCAGATTGACAACATCAAGGAGGTTTATCCGGATGTGAAAGAGGTAGCTGAGCGAATGCAGAGCAGCTATATAGAACTCAAGGATATTGCCCAGGAAATAAGCGGAAGCGTTGACAATGTTGAGTTTGACCCGAACCGGCTTGAAACCATCAATTCCCGGCTTGACCAGCTCTACTCGCTCCAGCAGAAATTCCATGTGGAAAATGTAGAAGAACTCATCGCCACTCGCGAGCGAATCAACGAACAGCTACAGCACATAGATAATGGAGATGAAGACATAGAAGAGCTGGAAAAGCAAGTTGCCCTTCTGCTTGCCAAGGCTGAAAAGCTGGCTGGTGATCTGACTGCCATCCGAACGAAATCGGCTAGAAAGATAGAAGAAGAAATGAAGAAACGTCTCATTCCTCTGGGAATTCCAAACGTCCGCTTCGAAATTTCATTCTCCGCCAAGCCGCTCAGTTCTGATGGTGTTGACAAGGTCAATTTCCTGTTCAGCGCCAACAAGAGCACGCTTCTTCAGCCGGTGAGTCAGGTTGCTTCCGGTGGAGAAATCGCCCGCGTCATGCTTTCTCTGAAGGCCATGATCAGCGGCGCCGTAAAACTGCCAACCATCATCTTCGATGAAATCGACACGGGAGTAAGCGGTAAGATTGCTGAAAAGATGGCGGAAATCATGACAGAGATGGGCAACCTGAACCGCCAGGTTATTTCCATCACCCACCTGCCGCAGATTGCTTCCATGGGAACCCATCATTACAAGGTTCTGAAAGAAGAAACCGAAGAGGGAACTCTTTCTCACATGAAGGAACTCAACGAGCAGCAGCGTATAGAAGAAATCGCCCAGATGCTCAGCGGAAGCGACATTACGCCTGCTGCCCTGGCAAATGCTAAGGAGTTGCTCAATAAGCACAAGCAACACAAATAA